One stretch of Hordeum vulgare subsp. vulgare unplaced genomic scaffold, MorexV3_pseudomolecules_assembly, whole genome shotgun sequence DNA includes these proteins:
- the LOC123423039 gene encoding ATP synthase subunit alpha, chloroplastic, giving the protein MATLRVDEIHKILRERIEQYNRKVGIENIGRVVQVGDGIARIIGLGEIMSGELVQFAEGTRGIALNLESKNVGIVLMGDGLMIQEGSFVKATGRIAQIPVSEAYLGRVVNALAKPIDGKGEIIASESRLIESPAPSIISRRSVYEPLQTGLIAIDSMIPIGRGQRELIIGDRQTGKTAVATDTILNQKGQGVICVYVAIGQRASSVAQVVTTFHEEGAMEYTIVVAEMADSPATLQYLAPYTGAALAEYFMYRERHTLIIYDDLSKQAQAYRQMSLLLRRPPGREAYPGDVFYLHSRLLERAAKLNSLLGEGSMTALPIVETQSGDVSAYIPTNVISITDGQIFLSADLFNAGIRPAINVGISVSRVGSAAQIKAMKQVAGKSKLELAQFAELQAFAQFASALDKTSQNQLARGRRLRELLKQSQANPLPVEEQIATIYTGTRGYLDSLEIEQVNKFLDELRKHLKDTKPQFQEIISSSKTFTEQAEILLKEAIQEQLERFSLQ; this is encoded by the coding sequence ATGGCAACCCTTCGAGTCGACGAAATTCATAAAATTCTCCGCGAACGTATTGAACAATATAATAGGAAAGTAGGGATTGAGAATATAGGTCGCGTAGTTCAAGTGGGGGATGGGATTGCTCGTATTATAGGTCTTGGTGAAATAATGTCGGGTGAATTAGTCCAATTTGCAGAAGGTACTAGGGGTATTGCTCTGAATTTGGAATCCAAAAATGTTGGGATTGTATTAATGGGCGATGGGTTGATGATACAAGAGGGCAGTTTTGTAAAAGCAACAGGAAGAATTGCTCAGATACCCGTGAGTGAGGCTTACTTGGGTCGTGTTGTAAATGCTCTGGCTAAACCTATTGATGGGAAAGGCGAAATTATAGCTTCCGAATCTCGCTTAATTGAATCTCCTGCTCCAAGTATAATTTCCAGGCGTTCCGTATACGAACCTCTTCAAACAGGGCTTATTGCTATCGATTCGATGATTCCTATAGGGCGCGGTCAGCGAGAGTTAATTATTGGGGACAGACAGACTGGCAAAACAGCAGTAGCTACAGATACAATTCTCAATCAAAAAGGGCaaggtgtaatatgtgtttatgtAGCTATCGGTCAAAGAGCATCCTCCGTAGCTCAAGTAGTAACTACTTTCCATGAGGAGGGGGCCATGGAATACACTATTGTAGTAGCTGAAATGGCGGATTCACCTGCTACATTACAATACCTCGCTCCTTATACGGGAGCAGCCCTGGCTGAGTATTTTATGTACCGCGAACGGCATACTTTAATAATTTATGATGATCTCTCCAAACAGGCACAAGCTTATCGCCAAATGTCCCTTCTATTAAGAAGACCTCCCGGCCGTGAGGCTTATCCAGGGGATGTTTTTTATTTGCATTCACGCCTTTTAGAAAGAGCCGCTAAATTAAATTCTCTTTTAGGCGAAGGAAGTATGACCGCTTTACCAATAGTTGAGACTCAATCTGGAGACGTTTCCGCCTATATTCCTACTAATGTAATCTCCATTACAGATGGACAAATATTCTTATCGGCGGATCTATTCAATGCCGGAATTCGACCCGCTATTAATGTGGGTATTTCTGTTTCCAGAGTAGGATCCGCGGCTCAAATTAAAGCCATGAAACAAGTAGCTGGCAAATCAAAATTGGAACTAGCTCAATTCGCAGAGTTACAAGCCTTTGCACAATTCGCCTCTGCTCTCGATAAAACAAGTCAGAATCAATTGGCAAGGGGTCGACGATTAAGGGAATTGCTTAAACAATCCCAGGCAAATCCTCTCCCAGTGGAAGAGCAGATAGCTACTATTTATACCGGAACAAGAGGATATCTTGATTCGTTAGAAATCGAACAGGTAAATAAATTTCTGGATGAGTTACGTAAACACCTAAAAGATACTAAACCTCAATTCCAAGAAATTATATCTTCTAGCAAGACATTCACCGAGCAAGCGGAAATCCTTTTGAAGGAAGCTATTCAGGAACAGCTGGAACGGTTTTCCCTTCAGTAA
- the LOC123423038 gene encoding photosystem I P700 chlorophyll a apoprotein A2, with protein sequence MELRFPRFSQGLAQDPTTRRIWFGIATAHDFESHDDITEERLYQNIFASHFGQLAIIFLWTSGNLFHVAWQGNFESWIQDPLHVRPIAHAIWDPHFGQPAVEAFTRGGAAGPVNIAYSGVYQWWYTIGLRTNEDLYTGALFLLFLSTLSLIASWLHLQPKWKPSLSWFKNAESRLNHHLSGLFGVSSLAWTGHLVHVAIPASRGEYVRWNNFLDVLPYPQGLGPLLTGQWNLYAQNPDSSNHLFGTAQGAGTAILTLLGGFHPQTQSLWLTDMAHHHLAIAFIFLIAGHMYRTNFGIGHSIKDLLEAHTPPGGRLGRGHKGLYDTINNSIHFQLGLALASLGVITSLVAQHMYSLPPYAFIAQDFTTQAALYTHHQYIAGFIMTGAFAHGAIFFIRDYNPEQNEDNVLARMLDHKEAIISHLSWASLFLGFHTLGLYVHNDVMLAFGTPEKQILIEPIFAQWIQSAHGKTTYGFDILLSSTNGPAFNAGRSLWLPGWLNAVNENSNSLFLTIGPGDFLVHHAIALGLHTTTLILVKGALDARGSKLMPDKKDFGYSFPCDGPGRGGTCDISAWDAFYLAVFWMLNTIGWVTFYWHWKHITLWQGNVSQFNESSTYLMGWLRDYLWLNSSQLINGYNPFGMNSLSVWAWMFLFGHLVWATGFMFLISWRGYWQELIETLAWAHERTPLANLIRWRDKPVALSIVQARLVGLAHFSVGYIFTYAAFLIASTSGKFG encoded by the coding sequence ATGGAATTAAGATTTCCCAGGTTTAGCCAAGGCTTAGCTCAGGACCCCACTACTCGTCGTATTTGGTTTGGTATTGCTACCGCACATGATTtcgaaagtcatgatgatattacTGAAGAACGTCTTTATCAGAACATTTTTGCTTCTCACTTTGGGCAATTAGCAATAATCTTTCTATGGACGTCCGGAAATCTGTTTCATGTAGCTTGGCAAGGAAATTTTGAATCATGGATACAGGATCCTTTACACGTAAGACCTATTGCTCATGCGATTTGGGATCCTCATTTTGGTCAACCCGCTGTGGAAGCCTTTACTCGAGGAGGTGCTGCTGGTCCAGTGAATATTGCTTATTCTGGGGTTTATCAGTGGTGGTATACAATAGGATTACGCACCAATGAAGATCTTTATACTGGAgctctttttctattatttctttctacGCTGTCCTTAATAGCGAGTTGGTTACATCTACAACCCAAATGGAAACCAAGCCTTTCGTGGTTCAAAAACGCGGAATCTCGTCTCAATCATCATTTGTCAGGACTTTTCGGGGTAAGTTCTTTGGCTTGGACAGGACATTTAGTTCATGTTGCTATTCCCGCATCCAGGGGGGAGTACGTTCGATGGAATAATTTCTTAGATGTATTACCCTATCCCCAGGGGTTGGGACCCCTTTTGACGGGTCAGTGGAATCTTTATGCCCAAAACCCTGATTCGAGTAATCATTTATTTGGTACCGCTCAAGGAGCGGGAACTGCCATTCTAACTCTTCTTGGGGGATTCCATCCACAAACACAAAGTTTGTGGCTGACTGATATGGCTCACCATCATTTAGCTATTGCATTTATTTTTCTCATTGCCGGTCACATGTATCGAACTAACTTCGGAATTGGGCACAGTATTAAAGATCTTTTAGAAGCGCATACTCCTCCGGGGGGTCGATTAGGGCGTGGGCATAAGGGCCTTTATGACACAATCAACAATTCGATTCATTTTCAGTTAGGTCTTGCTCTAGCTTCTTTAGGGGTTATTACTTCCTTAGTAGCTCAACATATGTACTCTTTACCTCCTTATGCATTCATAGCACAAGACTTTACTACTCAAGCTGCTTTATATACTCATCACCAATATATTGCGGGGTTCATCATGACAGGGGCTTTTGCTCATGGAGCTATTTTTTTCATTAGGGATTACAATCCGGAACAGAATGAGGATAATGTATTGGCAAGAATGTTAGACCATAAAGAAGCTATCATATCTCATTTAAGTTGGGCTAGCCTCTTTCTAGGATTCCATACCTTGGGCCTTTATGTTCATAACGACGTCATGCTTGCTTTTGGTACTCCAGAAAAGCAAATCTTGATCGAACCTATATTTGCCCAATGGATACAATCTGCTCATGGCAAGACGACATATGGGTTCGATATactcttatcttcaacgaatggccCCGCTTTCAATGCGGGTCGAAGCCTATGGTTGCCCGGATGGTTGAATGCTGTTAATGAGAATAGTAATTCGCTTTTCTTAACAATAGGACCTGGGGATTTCTTGGTTCATCATGCTATTGCTCTAGGTTTGCATACAACTACATTGATTTTAGTAAAGGGCGCTTTAGACGCACGCGGTTCCAAATTAATGCCGGATAAAAAGGATTTTGGGTATAGTTTTCCTTGTGACGGCCCAGGGCGCGGCGGTACTTGTGATATTTCTGCTTGGGACGCATTTTATTTGGCAGTTTTCTGGATGTTAAATACCATTGGGTGGGTTACTTTTTATTGGCATTGGAAACATATCACATTATGGCAGGGCAACGTTTcacaatttaatgaatcctccacTTATTTGATGGGATGGTTAAGAGATTACCTATGGTTAAACTCTTCACAACTTATCAATGGATATAATCCTTTTGGGATGAATAGTTTATCGGTATGGGCTTGGATGTTCTTATTTGGACATCTTGTTTGGGCTACTGGATTTATGTTCTTAATTTCTTGGCGGGGGTATTGGCAGGAATTAATTGAGACTTTAGCATGGGCTCATGAACGCACACCTTTAGCTAATTTAATTCGCTGGAGAGATAAGCCTGTGGCTCTTTCCATTGTGCAAGCAAGATTGGTTGGATTAGCTCACTTTTCCGTGGGTTATATATTCACTTATGCAGCTTTCTTGATTGCCTCAACATCAGGCAAGTTTGGTTAA
- the LOC123423036 gene encoding photosystem I P700 chlorophyll a apoprotein A1 — protein MIIRSPEPEVKIVVDRDPVKTSFEEWARPGHFSRTLAKGPDTTTWIWNLHADAHDFDSHTGDLEEISRKVFSAHFGQLSIIFLWLSGMYFHGARFSNYEAWLSDPTHIGPSAQVVWPIVGQEILNGDVGGGFRGIQITSGFFQLWRASGITSELQLYCTAIGALVFAALMLFAGWFHYHKAAPKLAWFQDVESMLNHHLAGLLGLGSLSWAGHQIHVSLPINQFLDAGVDPKEIPLPHEFILNRDLLAQLYPSFAEGATPFFTLNWSKYAEFLTFRGGLDPVTGGLWLTDIAHHHLAIAILFLIAGHMYRTNWGIGHGLKDILEAHKGPFTGQGHKGLYEILTTSWHAQLSLNLAMLGSTTIVVAHHMYSMPPYPYLATDYGTQLSLFTHHMWIGGFLIVGAAAHAAIFMVRDYDPTTRYNDLLDRVLRHRDAIISHLNWVCIFLGFHSFGLYIHNDTMSALGRPQDMFSDTAIQLQPIFAQWVQNIHATAPGVTAPGATTSTSLTWGGGELVAVGGKVALLPIPLGTADFLVHHIHAFTIHVTVLILLKGVLFARSSRLIPDKANLGFRFPCDGPGRGGTCQVSAWDHVFLGLFWMYNAISVVIFHFSWKMQSDVWGTISDQGVVTHITGGNFAQSSITINGWLRDFLWAQASQVIQSYGSSLSAYGLFFLGAHFVWAFSLMFLFSGRGYWQELIESIVWAHNKLKVAPATQPRALSIIQGRAVGVTHYLLGGIATTWAFFLARIIAVG, from the coding sequence ATGATTATTCGTTCGCCGGAACCAGAAGTAAAAATTGTTGTGGATAGGGATCCTGTAAAAACATCTTTTGAGGAATGGGCGAGACCCGGCCATTTCTCAAGAACACTAGCTAAGGGCCCTGATACTACCACTTGGATCTGGAACCTACATGCTGATGCTCACGATTTCGATAGTCATACTGGTGATTTGGAGGAGATTTCTAGAAAAGTTTTTAGTGCTCATTTCGGGCAACTTTCCATTATCTTTCTTTGGTTGAGTGGCATGTACTTTCATGGTGCCCGTTTTTCCAATTATGAAGCATGGCTAAGTGATCCTACTCACATTGGACCCAGTGCTCAGGTAGTTTGGCCTATAGTAGGGCAAGAAATATTGAATGGTGATGTAGGTGGGGGTTTCCGAGGAATCCAAATAACCTCTGGTTTTTTTCAGCTTTGGCGAGCATCTGGAATAACTAGTGAATTACAACTCTATTGTACTGCAATTGGTGCATTGGTTTTTGCAGCGTTAATGCTTTTTGCTGGTTGGTTCCATTATCACAAAGCCGCTCCCAAATTGGCCTGGTTCCAAGATGTAGAATCCATGTTGAATCACCACTTAGCGGGATTATTAGGACTTGGGTCTCTTTCTTGGGCGGGACACCAAATTCATGTATCTTTACCAATTAACCAATTTCTTGACGCTGGGGTGGATCCTAAAGAGATACCACTTCCTCATGAATTTATCTTGAATCGGGACCTTTTGGCTCAACTTTATCCTAGTTTTGCCGAAGGAGCAACCCCTTTTTTCACTTTAAATTGGTCCAAATACGCAGAATTTCTGACTTTTCGTGGAGGACTAGATCCAGTAACCGGTGGTCTCTGGCTGACCGATATTGCACACCATCATTTAGCTATTGCTATTCTTTTCCTAATCGCAGGTCATATGTATAGGACCAACTGGGGTATTGGCCATGGACTTAAAGATATTTTGGAGGCTCACAAGGGCCCATTTACAGGACAAGGCCATAAGGGTCTTTATGAAATCTTAACAACGTCATGGCATGCTCAATTATCTCTTAACCTAGCTATGCTAGGCTCTACAACCATTGTTGTAGCTCATCATATGTATTCTATGCCTCCCTATCCATACCTAGCTACTGACTATGGTACACAACTTTCCTTGTTCACACACCACATGTGGATTGGCGGATTTCTAATAGTCGGTGCTGCTGCACATGCAGCAATTTTTATGGTAAGAGACTATGATCCAACTACTCGATACAACGATCTATTAGATCGCGTCCTTAGACACCGCGATGCAATCATATCCCACCTTAACTGGGTATGTATATTTCTAGGTTTTCACAGTTTTGGCTTGTACATTCATAATGATACCATGAGTGCTTTAGGCCGTCCACAAGATATGTTTTCGGATACCGCCATACAATTACAACCTATCTTTGCTCAATGGGTACAAAATATCCATGCTACTGCGCCTGGCGTAACAGCTCCTGGTgcaacaacaagtactagcttaaCGTGGGGAGGCGGCGAGTTAGTAGCAGTAGGTGGCAAAGTGGCTTTGTTACCGATTCCATTAGGAACCGCAGATTTTTTAGTCCATCACATTCATGCATTTACCATACATGTGACTGTATTAATACTTTTGAAAGGTGTTTTATTTGCTCGGAGTTCCCGTTTGATACCCGATAAAGCAAATCTAGGTTTTCGCTTTCCTTGCGATGGGCCTGGCCGAGGGggaacatgtcaagtatctgcttGGGATCATGTTTTCTTAGGTTTATTCTGGATGTACAATGCAATTTCGGTAGTCATTTTCCATTTCAGTTGGAAAATGCAGTCGGatgtttggggtaccataagtgaTCAAGGGGTGGTAACTCATATTACAGGGGGAAACTTTGCACAGAGTTCCATTACGATTAATGGGTGGCTTCGAGATTTCTTGTGGGCACAGGCATCGCAAGTCATTCAGTCTTATGGTTCTTCATTATCTGCATATGGTCTTTTTTTCTTAGGTGCTCATTTTGTCTGGGCCTTCAGTTTAATGTTTTTATTCAGCGGCCGTGGTTATTGGCAAGAACTCATTGAATCTATCGTTTGGGCTCATAACAaattaaaagttgctcctgctacTCAGCCTAGAGCCTTGAGCATTATACAAGGACGTGCTGTAGGAGTAACCCATTACCTTCTGGGTGGAATTGCCACGACATGGGCATTCTTCTTAGCGAGAATTATTGCAGTAGGATAG
- the LOC123423042 gene encoding photosystem I assembly protein Ycf3: MPRSRVNGNFIDKTFSIIANILLRIIPTTSGEKKAFTYYRDGMLAQSEGNYAEALQNYYEATRLEIDPYDRSYILYNIGLIHTSNGEHTKALEYYFRALERNPFLPQAFNNMAVICHYRGEQAILEGDSEIAEAWFDQAAEYWKQAIALTPGNYIEAQNWLKITKRFEFE, from the exons ATGCCTAGATCCCGTGTAAATGGAAATTTCATTGATAAGACCTTCTCAATTATAGCCAATATTTTATTGCGAATAATTCCGACAACCTCAGGAGAAAAAAAGGCATTTACTTATTATAGAGATG GGATGTTGGCTCAATCCGAAGGAAATTATGCGGAAGCTTTGCAAAATTATTATGAAGCTACGCGACTAGAAATCGATCCCTATGATCGAAGTTATATACTCTATAACATAGGCCTTATACACACAAGCAATGGAGAGCATACAAAGGCTTTGGAATATTATTTCCGGGCACTAGAACGAAACCCCTTCTTACCGCAAGCTTTTAATAATATGGCCGTGATCTGTCATT ACCGAGGAGAACAGGCCATTCTAGAGGGTGATTCGGAAATTGCGGAAGCTTGGTTTGATCAAGCTGCTGAATATTGGAAACAAGCTATAGCGCTTACTCCGGGAAATTATATTGAAGCACAAAACTGGTTGAAGATTACGAAGCGCTTTGAATTTGAATAA
- the LOC123423040 gene encoding ATP synthase subunit beta, chloroplastic produces MRTNPTTSRPGVSTSEEKSTGRIDQIIGPVLDVTFPPGKLPYIYNALVVQSRDTADKQINVTCEVQQLLGNNRVRAVAMSATDGLMRGMEVIDTGAPLSVPVGGATLGRIFNVLGEPVDNLGPVDSSATFPIHRSAPAFIELDTKLSIFETGIKVVDLLAPYRRGGKIGLFGGAGVGKTVLIMELINNIAKAHGGVSVFGGVGERTREGNDLYMEMKESGVINEKNIEESKVALVYGQMNEPPGARMRVGLTALTMAEYFRDVNKQDVLLFIDNIFRFVQAGSEVSALLGRMPSAVGYQPTLSTEMGSLQERIASTKKGSITSIQAVYVPADDLTDPAPATTFAHLDATTVLSRGLASKGIYPAVDPLDSTSTMLQPRIVGNEHYETAQRVKETLQRYKELQDIIAILGLDELSEEDRLTVARARKIERFLSQPFFVAEVFTGSPGKYVALAETIRGFQLILSGELDGLPEQAFYLVGNIDEASTKAITLEEENKSQK; encoded by the coding sequence ATGAGAACCAATCCTACTACTTCTCGTCCCGGGGTTTCCACAAGTGAAGAAAAAAGTACAGGtcgtatcgatcaaattattggaCCCGTGCTGGATGTCACTTTTCCCCCGGGCAAGTTACCTTATATTTATAACGCTTTAGTAGTCCAGAGTAGAGACACTGCCGATAAGCAAATTAATGTGACTTGTGAGGTACAACAATTATTAGGAAATAATCGAGTTAGAGCTGTAGCTATGAGTGCTACGGACGGGTTGATGAGAGGAATGGAAGTGATTGACACGGGAGCTCCTCTCAGTGTTCCGGTCGGTGGAGCTACTCTCGGACGAATTTTCAACGTTCTTGGGGAGCCTGTTGACAATTTGGGTCCTGTAGATAGTAGTGCAACGTTCCCTATTCATAGATCTGCGCCTGCCTTTATCGAGTTAGATACGAAATTATCCATCTTTGAAACAGGTATTAAGGTCGTCGATCTTTTAGCTCCTTATCGACGTGGAGGAAAAATAGGACTATTTGGGGGGGCTGGAGTAGGTAAAACAGTACTGATCATGGAATTAATCAATAACATTGCTAAAGCTCATGGGGGCGTATCCGTATTCGGTGGAGTAGGGGAACGGACTCGTGAAGGAAATGATCTTTATATGGAAATGAAGGAATCCGGAGTAATTAATGAAAAAAATATTGAAGAATCAAAGGTAGCTCTAGTCTATGGCCAAATGAATGAACCACCGGGAGCTCGTATGAGAGTTGGTTTAACTGCCCTAACTATGGCAGAATATTTCCGAGATGTTAATAAGCAAGACGTGCTTTTATTTATCGATAATATCTTTCGTTTTGTTCAAGCAGGATCAGAGGTATCCGCTTTATTAGGGAGAATGCCCTCCGCAGTGGGTTATCAACCTACTCTTAGTACAGAAATGGGTTCTTTGCAAGAAAGAATTGCTTCTACTAAAAAGGGATCTATAACTTCGATTCAAGCAGTTTATGTACCTGCGGACGATTTGACCGACCCTGcccctgccacaacatttgcacaTTTGGATGCTACTACCGTACTTTCCAGAGGATTAGCTTCCAAGGGTATTTATCCAGCAGTAGATCCTTTAGATTCAACATCAACTATGTTACAGCCTCGGATCGTTGGCAACGAACATTATGAAACTGCGCAAAGAGTTAAGGAAACTTTACAACGTTACAAAGAACTTCAGGACATTATCGCAATTCTTGGCTTGGATGAATTATCGGAAGAGGATCGTTTAACTGTAGCAAGAGCAAGAAAAATTGAGCGTTTCTTATCACAACCGTTCTTTGTGGCAGAAGTTTTTACTGGTTCTCCAGGAAAGTATGTTGCTCTTGCGGAAACTATTAGGGGATTTCAACTAATCCTTTCCGGAGAATTAGACGGCCTACCTGAACAGGCTTTTTATTTGGTGGGTAACATCGATGAAGCTAGCACGAAAGCTATAACcttagaagaggagaacaaatcgcAGAAATGA